One part of the Arabidopsis thaliana chromosome 4, partial sequence genome encodes these proteins:
- a CDS encoding Ribosomal protein L12 family protein (Ribosomal protein L12 family protein; FUNCTIONS IN: structural constituent of ribosome; INVOLVED IN: translation; LOCATED IN: ribosome, intracellular, large ribosomal subunit; EXPRESSED IN: 21 plant structures; EXPRESSED DURING: 13 growth stages; CONTAINS InterPro DOMAIN/s: Ribosomal protein L7/L12 (InterPro:IPR000206), Ribosomal protein L12, chloroplast (InterPro:IPR015608), Ribosomal protein L7/L12, oligomerisation (InterPro:IPR008932), Ribosomal protein L7/L12, C-terminal/adaptor protein ClpS-like (InterPro:IPR014719), Ribosomal protein L7/L12, C-terminal (InterPro:IPR013823); BEST Arabidopsis thaliana protein match is: Ribosomal protein L7/L12, oligomerisation;Ribosomal protein L7/L12, C-terminal/adaptor protein ClpS-like (TAIR:AT1G70190.2); Has 8419 Blast hits to 8419 proteins in 2735 species: Archae - 0; Bacteria - 5617; Metazoa - 196; Fungi - 132; Plants - 254; Viruses - 0; Other Eukaryotes - 2220 (source: NCBI BLink).) → MRNLRIISSHFSRVLKSTETRSSSVQLFTIQSRSYSSPATQSENVSKIVNELSNLTLLETMDLTEILRQKLNISELPVMAAMMPGMSLPGSGASKSAGGEGKEKKKEAKTAFDVMLQAYDAVSKIKVIKEVRTITALGLKEAKDLVEKAPTLLKKGVSKEEAEKIIEKLKAVGAKVAME, encoded by the coding sequence ATGAGGAATCTGCGAATCATCTCCTCTCACTTCTCACGAGTTTTGAAATCCACCGAGACACGCTCAAGTTCCGTTCAATTATTCACGATCCAATCTCGGAGCTACTCATCTCCGGCGACGCAATCGGAGAACGTGTCCAAAATCGTCAATGAGCTATCGAATCTCACTCTTTTGGAAACAATGGATCTTACTGAGATCCTTAGGCAGAAGCTAAACATCAGTGAATTGCCTGTGATGGCGGCGATGATGCCAGGGATGTCATTACCGGGATCTGGAGCTAGTAAATCCGCCGGCGGAgaagggaaagagaagaagaaggaagcaaaGACTGCGTTTGATGTGATGCTTCAAGCGTACGATGCAGTGTCGAAGATAAAGGTGATTAAAGAAGTGAGAACGATTACGGCATTGGGGTTGAAGGAAGCGAAAGATTTGGTGGAGAAAGCTCCAACATTGTTGAAGAAAGGAGTTAGtaaggaagaagcagagaagatcATTGAGAAGTTGAAGGCTGTTGGAGCTAAAGTTGCTATGGAGTGA
- the MPK14 gene encoding mitogen-activated protein kinase 14 (mitogen-activated protein kinase 14 (MPK14); CONTAINS InterPro DOMAIN/s: Protein kinase, ATP binding site (InterPro:IPR017441), Serine/threonine-protein kinase domain (InterPro:IPR002290), Serine/threonine-protein kinase-like domain (InterPro:IPR017442), Serine/threonine-protein kinase, active site (InterPro:IPR008271), Protein kinase-like domain (InterPro:IPR011009), MAP kinase, conserved site (InterPro:IPR003527), Protein kinase, catalytic domain (InterPro:IPR000719), Tyrosine-protein kinase, catalytic domain (InterPro:IPR020635); BEST Arabidopsis thaliana protein match is: MAP kinase 7 (TAIR:AT2G18170.1); Has 121047 Blast hits to 119523 proteins in 4401 species: Archae - 94; Bacteria - 11848; Metazoa - 46560; Fungi - 12391; Plants - 29263; Viruses - 489; Other Eukaryotes - 20402 (source: NCBI BLink).): MAMLVDPPNGIRQEGKHYYTMWQTLFEIDTKYVPIKPIGRGAYGVVCSSINSETNERVAIKKIHNVFENRIDALRTLRELKLLRHVRHENVISLKDVMLPTHRYSFRDVYLVYELMDSDLNQIIKSSQSLSDDHCKYFLFQLLRGLKYLHSANILHRDLKPGNLLVNANCDLKICDFGLARTYEQFMTEYVVTRWYRAPELLLCCDNYGTSIDVWSVGCIFAEILGRKPIFPGTECLNQLKLIINVVGSQQDWDLQFIDNQKARRFIKSLPFSKGTHFSHIYPHANPLAIDLLQRMLVFDPTKRISVSDALLHPYMEGLLEPECNPSENVPVSSLEIDENMEGDMIREMMWEEMLHYLPRA; encoded by the exons atggCGATGCTAGTTGATCCTCCAAATGGGATAAGACAAGAAGGGAAACATTACTACACGATGTGGCAAACATTATTCGAAATCGACACTAAGTATGTTCCGATTAAGCCGATTGGAAGAGGAGCTTATGGTGTGGTTTGTTCTTCAATCAACAGCGAAACCAATGAGAGAGTTGCTATTAAGAAGATCCACAATGTGTTTGAGAATCGCATCGATGCTTTGAGAACATTGAGAGAGCTTAAGCTTTTAAGGCATGTGAGACACGAAAACGTTATCTCCCTTAAGGATGTTATGCTGCCTACTCACAGGTACAGCTTCAGAGATGTTTATTTGGTCTATGAGCTTATGGATTCTGATTTGAATCAGATCATCAAATCCTCTCAGTCTCTCTCCGATGATCACTGCAAGTACTTCTTGTTTCAG TTGCTAAGAGGATTGAAGTATCTTCACTCAGCAAACATCCTTCATCGCGATTTAAAGCCAGGGAATCTCTTAGTGAATGCTAATTGTGATCTAAAGATTTGTGATTTCGGGCTTGCGAGAACTTATGAACAGTTTATGACAGAGTATGTGGTCACTCGTTGGTACCGAGCACCTGAGCTTCTTCTCTGTTGTGATAACTACGGAACCTCCATTGATGTTTGGTCGGTAGGATGCATATTCGCAGAGATTCTTGGAAGAAAACCGATATTCCCGGGAACAGAATGTCTCAACCAACTAAAGCTAATCATAAATGTTGTTGGTAGCCAACAAGACTGGGATCTCCAGTTCATAGATAACCAGAAAGCTAGGAGATTTATAAAGTCTCTTCCTTTCTCAAAGGGTACTCACTTTTCTCATATTTACCCGCACGCAAATCCGCTGGCGATAGATTTGTTACAGAGGATGCTTGTGTTTGATCCAACCAAGAGAATATCGGTCAGCGATGCGCTTTTACACCCCTACATGGAGGGACTGTTGGAACCGGAATGTAACCCGTCGGAAAATGTTCCGGTCAGTAGTTTGGAGATAGATGAGAACATGGAAGGAGATATGATCAGGGAGATGATGTGGGAAGAGATGCTTCATTACCTCCCCCGAGCttaa
- a CDS encoding uncharacterized protein (unknown protein; Has 2 Blast hits to 2 proteins in 1 species: Archae - 0; Bacteria - 0; Metazoa - 0; Fungi - 0; Plants - 2; Viruses - 0; Other Eukaryotes - 0 (source: NCBI BLink).) codes for MVPEELKIISFDGEKEVIGVVGRIIKSFLDGKGKVNAGFRENVLYLVNVCLRIVCLVTYQKFEPYEDFGSATTVVASTITSIITVWLLYNKFEMGIYDKIEVFAAWYLFILSNRYEEIVMSDDFVHVLLFFWIVKVILTWSIFFY; via the coding sequence ATGGTTCCTGAAGAGTTGAAAATTATTAGCTTTgatggagaaaaagaagttattGGAGTAGTTGGGAGGatcatcaaatcttttttggATGGAAAAGGCAAAGTGAATGCCGGTTTCCGTGAGAATGTGTTGTATCTTGTGAATGTCTGCCTGCGCATTGTGTGTCTAGTCACTTACCAAAAATTTGAGCCTTATGAAGACTTTGGCAGTGCAACGACTGTTGTTGCGTCCACCATCACGTCGATTATAACTGTGTGGTTGTTGTACAACAAGTTTGAGATGGGGATATACGACAAGATAGAAGTATTTGCTGCttggtatttatttattttgtccaACCGCTATGAAGAAATTGTGATGTCGGATGACTTCGTTCATGTATTGCTGTTTTTTTGGATTGTTAAGGTAATATTAACATGGtctatcttcttctactaa
- the UBC17 gene encoding ubiquitin-conjugating enzyme 17 (ubiquitin-conjugating enzyme 17 (UBC17); FUNCTIONS IN: ubiquitin-protein ligase activity, small conjugating protein ligase activity; INVOLVED IN: response to gibberellin stimulus, ubiquitin-dependent protein catabolic process; LOCATED IN: cellular_component unknown; EXPRESSED IN: 22 plant structures; EXPRESSED DURING: 13 growth stages; CONTAINS InterPro DOMAIN/s: Ubiquitin-conjugating enzyme/RWD-like (InterPro:IPR016135), Ubiquitin-conjugating enzyme, E2 (InterPro:IPR000608); BEST Arabidopsis thaliana protein match is: ubiquitin-conjugating enzyme 16 (TAIR:AT1G75440.1); Has 30201 Blast hits to 17322 proteins in 780 species: Archae - 12; Bacteria - 1396; Metazoa - 17338; Fungi - 3422; Plants - 5037; Viruses - 0; Other Eukaryotes - 2996 (source: NCBI BLink).) — protein MTSSSESTRKGLTKIATNRLQKEFMEWQTNPPSGFKHRVSDNLQRWIIEVHGVPGTLYANETYQLQVEFPEHYPMEAPQVIFQHPAPLHPHIYSNGHICLDVLYDSWSPAMRLSSICLSILSMLSSSSVKQKPKDNDHYLKNCKHGRSPKETRWRFHDDKV, from the exons ATGACGAGTTCTTCTGAATCAACTCGCAAG GGTCTGACCAAAATCGCCACGAACCGGTTGCAGAAAGAGTTCATGGAGTGGCAAACCAATCCTCCTTCTGGTTTCAAGCACAGAGTCTCTGATAATCTCCAACG ATGGATCATTGAAGTGCATGGAGTTCCAGGAACTCTTTACGCCAATGAAACTTACCAACTTCAAGTTGAGTTCCCTGAGCATTATCCTATGGAAGCTCCACAG GTTATCTTTCAGCATCCAGCTCCACTTCATCCTCATATTTACAGCAACGGTCACATTTGTTTAG ATGTCTTGTATGATTCGTGGTCACCGGCGATGAGACTAAGTTCCATCTGTCTCAGCATTCTCTCAATGCTCTCCAGCTCATCCGTGAag CAAAAGCCGAAAGACAATGACCATTACTTGAAAAACTGCAAACATGGAAGATCTCCCAAAGAAACTAGGTGGCGTTTCCATGACGATAAAGTATAA
- the D2HGDH gene encoding FAD-linked oxidases family protein (FAD-linked oxidases family protein; FUNCTIONS IN: electron carrier activity, (R)-2-hydroxyglutarate dehydrogenase activity; INVOLVED IN: biological_process unknown; LOCATED IN: mitochondrion; EXPRESSED IN: 22 plant structures; EXPRESSED DURING: 13 growth stages; CONTAINS InterPro DOMAIN/s: FAD-binding, type 2 (InterPro:IPR016166), FAD-linked oxidase, C-terminal (InterPro:IPR004113), FAD-linked oxidase-like, C-terminal (InterPro:IPR016164), FAD linked oxidase, N-terminal (InterPro:IPR006094), FAD-binding, type 2, subdomain 1 (InterPro:IPR016167); BEST Arabidopsis thaliana protein match is: FAD-linked oxidases family protein (TAIR:AT5G06580.1); Has 16802 Blast hits to 16669 proteins in 1978 species: Archae - 280; Bacteria - 10481; Metazoa - 384; Fungi - 582; Plants - 134; Viruses - 0; Other Eukaryotes - 4941 (source: NCBI BLink).), with product MMMQKLRRSGEFIRFGCKSLISSRPNKDSVSRSVSGFVNHYKSKGKLFELSDGNYKTELHHPCISRNVGMLLQQYKCFGSSAASLIQRNPLFSSLDSKDVSYFKEILGEKNVVEDKERLETANTDWMHKYKGSSKLMLLPKNTQEVSQILEYCDSRRLAVVPQGGNTGLVGGSVPVFDEVIVNVGLMNKILSFDEVSGVLVCEAGCILENLATFLDTKGFIMPLDLGAKGSCHIGGNVSTNAGGLRLIRYGSLHGTVLGLEAVTANGNVLDMLGTLRKDNTGYDLKHLFIGSEGSLGIVTKVSILTQPKLSSVNLAFIACKDYLSCQKLLVEAKRNLGEILSAFEFLDNNSMDLVLNHLDGVRNPVSSSENFYILIETTGSDETNDREKLEAFLLKSLEKGLVSDGVIAQDINQASSFWRIREGITEALQKAGAVYKYDLSLPVEEIYNIVNDLRGRLGDLANVMGYGHLGDGNLHLNISAAEYNDKLLGLIEPYVYEWTSKHRGSISAEHGLGVMKANEIFYSKSPETVALMASIKKLLDPKGILNPYKVLPHSLFSN from the exons ATGATGATGCAGAAATTGAGAAGATCGGGGGAGTTCATAAGATTTGGATGCAAATCTCTAATTAGTAGCCGACCAAACAAGGACTCAGTGTCACGTTCTGTGTCAG GCTTTGTGAATCACTACAAATCAAAAGGCAAGCTTTTTGAGCTAAGTGATGGGAACTATAAGACAGAGCTTCATCATCCATGTATTAGTAGAAATGTGGGGATGCTTCTTCAGCAGTATAAGTGTTTTGGATCATCAGCAGCTTCTTTAATTCAGAGAAACCCTTTGTTTTCGTCGTTGGATTCGAAAGATGTTAGCTACTTTAAGGAGATATTAGGTGAAAAAAACGTGGttgaagataaagaaaggCTTGAGACTGCTAATACAGATTGGATGCATAAGTACAAAGGATCTAGTAAGCTGATGCTCTTGCCCAAGAATACACAAGAG GTGTCTCAGATACTTGAGTACTGTGATTCGAGGCGTTTAGCAGTTGTTCCTCAAGGAGGAAACACTGGTCTTGTTGGTGGAAGTGTGCCTGTCTTTGATGAG GTGATCGTCAATGTTGGTCTGATGAACAAAATCTTATCTTTTGATGAG GTTAGTGGCGTCTTGGTGTGTGAAGCAGGATGCATATTAGAAAATCTGGCAACTTTCCTTGACACAAAAGG TTTTATTATGCCTCTAGACTTAGGTGCAAAAGGAAGCTGTCATATCGGTGGAAATGTTTCAACTAATGCTGGTGGTTTGCGTCTAATCCGTTATGGCTCACTTCATGGAACTGTATTGG GTCTAGAAGCTGTCACAGCAAATGGCAACGTGCTTGACATGCTTGGAACTTTACGCAAAGACAATACTGGGTACGacttaaaacatttgtttattG GTAGTGAAGGATCACTTGGTATTGTAACTAAAGTTTCTATTCTCACACAACCAAAATTGTCTTCTGTAAATTTAGCCTTCATTGCTTGCAAAGATTATCTCAGCTGCCAG AAACTTCTTGTTGAAGCAAAGAGAAATCTTGGAGAGATACTCTCGGCTTTCGAGTTTCTTGATAACAATTCCATGGATTTG GTACTGAACCACCTAGACGGTGTACGTAATCCAGTTTCCTCTTCGGAGAACTTTTATATTCTGATCGAGACAACAGGGAGTGATGAAACTAATGACAG GGAGAAGCTTGAAGCTTTCCTGTTGAAGTCACTGGAAAAAGGTTTAGTTTCTGATGGTGTAATCGCTCAAGACATTAACCAGGCATCCTCATTTTGGCGCATACGAGAG GGTATAACAGAGGCGTTACAGAAAGCAGGAGCTGTTTACAAGTATGACTTATCCTTACCGGTTGAAGAAATTTACAATATTGTTAACGATCTTCGAGGGAGATTAG GTGACTTAGCAAATGTTATGGGATATGGTCACCTTGGAGACGGAAATCTACATTTAAACATCTCAGCCGCGGAATATAACGATAAG CTTTTAGGTTTGATAGAGCCTTATGTCTATGAGTGGACATCAAAGCACCGTGGAAGCATCAGTGCGGAACATGGATTAGGTGTAATGAAAGCTAATGAAATCTTCTACAGCAAATCACCCGAAACT GTTGCATTAATGGCTTCCATTAAAAAGTTGCTGGACCCAAAGGGAATTCTCAACCCTTACAAAGTTCTTCctcactctctcttctccaactAA
- a CDS encoding G-protein coupled receptor (unknown protein; FUNCTIONS IN: molecular_function unknown; INVOLVED IN: biological_process unknown; LOCATED IN: endomembrane system; EXPRESSED IN: 24 plant structures; EXPRESSED DURING: 15 growth stages; Has 41 Blast hits to 41 proteins in 14 species: Archae - 0; Bacteria - 0; Metazoa - 0; Fungi - 0; Plants - 41; Viruses - 0; Other Eukaryotes - 0 (source: NCBI BLink).) codes for MQIPSREHSFILFLFISAFVIGAASVPVPDSNCYALDNSSRLVDFSSWIGHPFEYDGKEFDLVVRFCKDVETRGQAGYVDFGRFDPLSYFVSSSENFDFVQSYDKLGRTAQVNIICGNCSDGRCKGGLGCICSVTQDSTCRVTVDLAIPCEKPGPRVFKGFTVGLHPRSWEIIYNGMTQFGFDKPRREFSFKTEQTHLTLYMTAIASLSTLVGKPIIKVSPENGLDVKIAGSSLTGNHPTTLSPSTLVLDWNCEKSRRTPYEVNVTIPVDGYDPVQFFLTKLCEYNQGNEGGSAKGWAIFGVFSCVFLVASALFCCGGFIYKTRVERVRGTDALPGMSLLSGLLETVSGSGQSYSRTEDINNAFANEVSWDRSSASSTQATTTQRPSERTYGAI; via the exons ATGCAGATACCATCAAGAGAGCATAGTTTCATTCTATTTCTCTTCATATCTG CTTTTGTAATTGGTGCTGCGTCTGTACCTGTACCTGATTCTAATTGCTACGCTCTCGACAATTCAAGTCGTCTTGTCGATTTT AGCAGCTGGATCGGTCATCCATTTGAATATGATGGCAAG GAATTTGATTTGGTGGTTAGATTTTGCAAGGATGTGGAAACAAGAGGGCAGGCg GGATATGTTGATTTTGGACGATTTGACCCGTTAAGCTACTTTGTTTCTAGTTCTGAAAATTTCGATTTCGTGCAA AGTTATGACAAACTTGGACGTACAGCACAG gttaatattatttgtggGAACTGTAGTGATGGACGGTGTAAAG GTGGACTTGGATGCATATGTAGTGTCACCCAAGATTCAACTTGTAG AGTTACTGTCGACTTGGCTATTCCATGTGAGAAACCTGGTCCGCGGGTGTTTAAGGGATTTACAGTCGGTTTGCATCCTCGCTCATGGGAAATT ATCTATAATGGGATGACACAGTTTGGATTTGATAAGCCCCGTCGTGAGTTTAG CTTCAAGACCGAGCAGACTCATCTCACTCTCTATATGACTGCAATTGCTTCTCTTTCAACATTGGTAGGGAAGCCTATCATCAAGGTTTCCCCAGAGAATGGTCTTGATGTTAAGATAGCTGGTTCTTCCTTGACTGGGAATCATCCAACAACTTTATCACCGTCAACTTTAGTACTGGATTGGAATT GTGAGAAATCTCGGCGAACTCCATATGAAGTCAATGTCACCATCCCAGTGGATGGTTATGATCCTGTTCAGTTTTTCCTTACAAAACTCTGCG AATACAATCAAGGTAACGAAGGAGGATCAGCGAAAGGATGGGCTATATTTGGAGTTTTTTCCTGCGT ATTCCTCGTTGCATCTGCACTTTTCTGCTGTGGGGgctttatttataaaacaagaGTAGAGCGTGTG CGTGGAACTGATGCATTGCCGGGGATGTCACTTCTATCGGGCTTACTAGAAACT GTGAGTGGAAGTGGACAAAGCTACTCAAGAACTGAAGACATCAACAATGCTTTTGCCAATGAAGTCTCATGGGACCGCTCTTCCGCATCTTCTACTCAAGCGACAACAACACAGAGACCAAGTGAAAGAACATATGGTGCGATCTAA
- a CDS encoding Peroxidase superfamily protein (Peroxidase superfamily protein; FUNCTIONS IN: peroxidase activity, heme binding; INVOLVED IN: response to other organism; LOCATED IN: cell wall; EXPRESSED IN: 8 plant structures; EXPRESSED DURING: 4 anthesis, C globular stage, 4 leaf senescence stage; CONTAINS InterPro DOMAIN/s: Haem peroxidase (InterPro:IPR010255), Plant peroxidase (InterPro:IPR000823), Peroxidases heam-ligand binding site (InterPro:IPR019793), Haem peroxidase, plant/fungal/bacterial (InterPro:IPR002016), Peroxidase, active site (InterPro:IPR019794); BEST Arabidopsis thaliana protein match is: Peroxidase superfamily protein (TAIR:AT2G18150.1); Has 4559 Blast hits to 4526 proteins in 292 species: Archae - 0; Bacteria - 6; Metazoa - 6; Fungi - 128; Plants - 4346; Viruses - 0; Other Eukaryotes - 73 (source: NCBI BLink).) gives MARLTSFLLLLSLICFVPLCLCDKSYGGKLFPGYYAHSCPQVNEIVRSVVAKAVARETRMAASLLRLHFHDCFVQGCDGSLLLDSSGRVATEKNSNPNSKSARGFDVVDQIKAELEKQCPGTVSCADVLTLAARDSSVLTGGPSWVVPLGRRDSRSASLSQSNNNIPAPNNTFQTILSKFNRQGLDITDLVALSGSHTIGFSRCTSFRQRLYNQSGNGSPDMTLEQSFAANLRQRCPKSGGDQILSVLDIISAASFDNSYFKNLIENKGLLNSDQVLFSSNEKSRELVKKYAEDQGEFFEQFAESMIKMGNISPLTGSSGEIRKNCRKINS, from the exons ATGGCAAGACTCACgagctttctccttcttctttctctcatctGCTTTGTCCCTCTCTGTCTCTGCGACAAGAGCTATGGAGGCAAACTTTTCCCGGGTTATTACGCCCATTCATGCCCACAAGTCAATGAGATCGTGAGATCAGTTGTAGCTAAAGCTGTTGCTAGAGAGACACGTATGGCTGCTTCCTTGTTGAGACTTCATTTCCACGACTGTTTCGTTCAG GGTTGTGATGGCTCTTTGCTTCTAGACAGCAGTGGAAGGGTAGCGACTGAGAAAAACTCAAACCCTAACAGCAAATCAGCTCGTGGGTTTGACGTAGTTGACCAAATCAAAGCTGAACTGGAGAAACAATGCCCTGGAACTGTTTCTTGCGCTGATGTTCTTACCCTAGCCGCTAGAGACTCCTCTGTTCTT acCGGTGGACCAAGTTGGGTTGTTCCATTGGGAAGAAGAGATTCAAGAAGTGCAAGCTTGAGTCAATCGAACAACAACATCCCTGCACCAAACAACACTTTCCAGACCATTCTATCTAAGTTTAACCGTCAAGGACTTGATATCACTGACCTTGTCGCTCTCTCCG GTAGTCACACAATCGGATTCTCGAGATGCACGAGTTTCAGACAGAGGTTGTACAACCAGTCCGGAAACGGCAGTCCAGACATGACATTGGAACAATCCTTCGCTGCTAACTTGCGCCAACGGTGTCCAAAATCCGGTGGGGACCAGATTCTCTCGGTGCTAGACATCATCAGCGCCGCGAGCTTCGACAACAGCTACTTCAAGAACTTGATAGAGAACAAGGGGTTGTTGAACTCGGACCAAGTTCTGTTCAGCAGTAACGAGAAATCGAGAGAGCTTGTGAAGAAGTATGCAGAAGATCAAGGAGAGTTTTTTGAGCAATTTGCGGAATCGATGATCAAGATGGGAAATATCTCTCCCTTGACAGGTTCTAGTGGCGAAATCAGGAAGAATTGCAGGAAGATTAACTCTTga